The genomic stretch GAATCACCTGAATGAGGTGTCCAAAATTCTTGCCGCTAAAGTGACCGTTGTGCAGGCAAATGAGTTCCGGCAATGGTTAACCTCCCTGTCGCGCAAAGTTGCAGAATCAGTCAAAGAGGAAGGATTTCTCGGTGGCATCGGTGGCGAGCGCATTAGCTCCCAGGAATCCGCAGCCCTGCGCGATATTGAAAAAGCGCTACAGGTTATTTAATTCTTTGCTCAAAAAGTCCTTCGTCCAAAAGTATCTTGAACCTGCCGATAGTCTGTCTGAGATATTCTTCGGACTGATCATGGTGCTGACTTTTACCCTGGGTGCCGGACTTTCTGCTGGGGACGAAGCGGTTAATACTCGCACAATGCTGGTGGCGATCGTGGGCTGCAATATTGCCTGGGGCGTGATCGATGGCGTGATGTACATTATGGGCAGCCTATTTGAGCGGGGAAGTCAGGCGCGAATTGTGCGGGCACTGCGTCAAGCATCCGATGAAAAGCAGGCAATTAGCGTGATTCGGCAGCACCTTGATCCCACCCTATCACCGATTCTGGACGAAGATGAACGAATCGCTTTCTATCATCGCCTCCTTGATCGATTGCAGCAAATGCCTCCCCAGCGAACCCGAATTGAGAAGGAGGATATCTACGGCGCGATCGCCAGTTTTTGGCTTGTCCTGCTCGCCACAATTCCTGCCATTCTCCCTTTTATTTGGATTCAAGAATTTCATGCTGCACTGCGTATTTCTAACTGCCTTTCACTGGCGCTGCTGTTCATCGTCGGCTATACCTGGGCGAAATATACCAATACCAATCGCTGGATTGCCGGGTTTTCCCTGCTGCTGCTGGGACTGGTTTTAGTGGCAGTGGCGATCGCTCTGGGAGGATGAGTAATCAAGACAACCACAAACCCCGGAAATCCTTGGCTAGTCTGCCAACCTACCTTTAGAGCGAGGATAGCTTACTGAAATTTCCCTACTCTAGCAGTAGTCTTCTCTTCTAGCATCTCCAATGCTACAGCGCAACCCTGTCAACCCTCCCAAGCACATTTATCCCCCTGATCCCTGGCGATGGGTTGAAACCCAGTTTAATACTGATTTTTTAGCACAGATGGAAACCCTGTTCTCGGTTGCGAACGGCTATCTGGGAATGCGTGGAGTGAGCGACGAGGGCGAACCGATTTGGCAAAATAGCACCTTAATTAATGGCTTCTATGAAACGTTCCCGATCGTTTACGGGGAAGAAGCCTATGGCTTTGCAAAAACAGGACAAACGACCGTTAATGTCACAGATAGTAAGATTATTCGGCTCTACGTCGATGATGAACCCTTCTATCTTCCCATTGCCCATTTGCTTGAGTACGAACGGGCATTAGATATGCGATCGGGGACACTCGATCGGACGATTCTGTGGCAAACGCCATCGGGGAAGCTGGTGGTGATTCGATCGCAGCGATTGGTTTCTTTTGAACAGCGACATTTAGCGGCAATTTCCTACGAAGTGACCGTCCTGAATGCAGATGCGCCTCTAGTCCTGTCGTCTGAGATGCACTACAGCCCCGAATCTGCTGTTGATAAGGGTGATCCGCGTCTGGCAAAGGGGTTCAAAGAGCGCGTTTTGCTGCCCATTCAGCACTCGGTAGAGGATCGCCGTATTCTCATGAGCCACCGGACTCGCAACAGCGGTATGACGATTACCTGCGGCACCGATCATGAGTTTGAAACCGATAACTCCTATATTTGCAAAAGCTATGCGTCCGAGGACACGGGGAAGGTCGTGTTTAGTGTGGATGCCCAGGCGGGCGTTCCGATTCGATTAATCAAATACATCACGTATCATTTTACCCGTCGTGCCTCAGCGCAGGAACTCTGTGAGCGTGCCCATAGAACCCTCGATCGTTCCCTGCGTCAGGGATTTGATGATTTGTTAGCGAGTCAGCGTCAATACCTGGATGCATTTTGGCAGCGCAGCGATGTGCAGATTGAGGGACATCCTGAAGCGCAGCAGTCAACCGATGAAATGCAGCAGATTGTGCGCTTTAACCTGTTCCACATCTTTCAAGCCTCGGCGCGAGCGCAGGATGCCGGAGTGGCAGCAAAAGGGCTAACCAGCCAGGCTTATGAGGGACACTACTTCTGGGATATGGAAACCTATGTCCTGCCCTTTTTGATCTATACCTCGCCTCAAATTGCCAAAAATCTGCTGCGTTTTCGCTATGGCATGCTCGATCAAGCGCGAACGCGGGCGTCTGAAGTCAGCCAGGAGGGAGCCTTATTTCCGTGGAGGACAATCAACGGCGAAGAAGCTTCTGCCTACTATGCCGCAGGAACAGCGCAGTATCACATTAATGCCGATATCATGTACGCGCTGAAAAAATACGTGGAAGTTACGGGAGACGAGGAGTTCCGCTTTAAAGAAGGAGCAGAAATGCTCGTGGAAACGGCGCGGATGTGGTATAGCCTAGGATTCTTTTCTAAGCGAAGGAACGGGCAATTTTGCATTAATGGCGTCACAGGACCCGATGAATATAATACCGTTGTGGATAACAACACCTATACCAATTTAATGGCGCGGGAAAACCTGTGGTACGCCGCCAGTACGGTAGAAGCATTGCGCGATCAGCATCCTGAGTGGCTTGCTACACTGGTGCATCAAACGAATTTAGATTTCTCCGAAGTCGAGAACTGGAAGCGGGCAGCCGACTCGATGTATCTCCCCTACGATGACGCGCTCGGCATTCACCTTCAGCACGATGGATTCCTGGATGACGAAGTGTGGGATTTCGAGAATACGCCGCCTGATAAATATCCGCTGCTGCTGCACTTTCACCCGCTGGTGATTTACCGTCATCAGGTCATTAAACAGGCAGACATTGTGCTGGCAATGTTTCTCCTGGGACATGAGTTTTCCGAGGAGCAAAAGCAGCGAAACTTTGATTACTACGATCCGCTAACGACGGGAGATTCTTCTTTATCCGTTTGTATTCAGAGCATTATCGCTGCCGAAATTGGCTACATGGAAAAGGCGATCGACTATTCCACCTACGCAGTCCTGATGGATTTAGGGAATGTGGCGGGAAACGTTAAAGATGGTTGCCATATTGCGGCGATGGGCGGAACCTGGATGGTGATGGTTTATGGGTTTGCGGGGCTACGCGATGATGACGGTCGCCTGTCGTTTAACCCGCGATTACCCAGAACAATTCAGCGACTACGGTTTCCCTTAACGGTACAGGAGCAGACCCTACAGGTTGAGGTTGATCAACGATCGGTCACTTATTTGTTGCAGCAAGGAACAGGTTTAGTCATTGTTCATCAGGGCGAAGAAAT from Leptolyngbya ohadii IS1 encodes the following:
- a CDS encoding VIT1/CCC1 transporter family protein, producing MVLTFTLGAGLSAGDEAVNTRTMLVAIVGCNIAWGVIDGVMYIMGSLFERGSQARIVRALRQASDEKQAISVIRQHLDPTLSPILDEDERIAFYHRLLDRLQQMPPQRTRIEKEDIYGAIASFWLVLLATIPAILPFIWIQEFHAALRISNCLSLALLFIVGYTWAKYTNTNRWIAGFSLLLLGLVLVAVAIALGG
- a CDS encoding glycoside hydrolase family 65 protein; translation: MLQRNPVNPPKHIYPPDPWRWVETQFNTDFLAQMETLFSVANGYLGMRGVSDEGEPIWQNSTLINGFYETFPIVYGEEAYGFAKTGQTTVNVTDSKIIRLYVDDEPFYLPIAHLLEYERALDMRSGTLDRTILWQTPSGKLVVIRSQRLVSFEQRHLAAISYEVTVLNADAPLVLSSEMHYSPESAVDKGDPRLAKGFKERVLLPIQHSVEDRRILMSHRTRNSGMTITCGTDHEFETDNSYICKSYASEDTGKVVFSVDAQAGVPIRLIKYITYHFTRRASAQELCERAHRTLDRSLRQGFDDLLASQRQYLDAFWQRSDVQIEGHPEAQQSTDEMQQIVRFNLFHIFQASARAQDAGVAAKGLTSQAYEGHYFWDMETYVLPFLIYTSPQIAKNLLRFRYGMLDQARTRASEVSQEGALFPWRTINGEEASAYYAAGTAQYHINADIMYALKKYVEVTGDEEFRFKEGAEMLVETARMWYSLGFFSKRRNGQFCINGVTGPDEYNTVVDNNTYTNLMARENLWYAASTVEALRDQHPEWLATLVHQTNLDFSEVENWKRAADSMYLPYDDALGIHLQHDGFLDDEVWDFENTPPDKYPLLLHFHPLVIYRHQVIKQADIVLAMFLLGHEFSEEQKQRNFDYYDPLTTGDSSLSVCIQSIIAAEIGYMEKAIDYSTYAVLMDLGNVAGNVKDGCHIAAMGGTWMVMVYGFAGLRDDDGRLSFNPRLPRTIQRLRFPLTVQEQTLQVEVDQRSVTYLLQQGTGLVIVHQGEEIQLAPEKPVTVSLKAISQENQAVFPAPA